The Microbacterium sp. Nx66 genome contains a region encoding:
- a CDS encoding Rne/Rng family ribonuclease, producing the protein MADENNDNNAPALDAPADAAEPLTAPTALAAEESEDTSRDQEDADDAAAEAAADDRAAENAAADDAAAAADDAAAAAVEDAAAADEAAADAIDAAAQVEEAPAEQGPVEPAPAEETPAEEAPAEESPAEETPAEEASAEAAPADKTPAEPEKPAAVTAVSLGLLPEVFVSQVSTQLHFYAPEVVPLPARPGRDDRAPERDQDEPGAGRRGRRRRGGSEGDEQREEPRQRQRVVEYITEPKAIKGSTRLEAKKQRRRDGRDAGRRRPVVTEAEFLARRESVDRKMVVRSKNGRTQIGVLEDGVLVEHYVARNQDASLIGNVYLGRVQNVLPSMEAAFVDIGRGRNAVLYSGEVDWDGVETGNQPRRIELALKPGDRVLVQVTKDPVGHKGARLTSQISLPGRYLVYVPGGSMNGISRKLPDNERARLKRILKEVLPESSGVIVRTAAEGATEDQLTRDVQRLTSQWEHIQKQVESQQAPALLHAEPDLLVKIVRDVFNEDFTKMLIQGEESQRTIRAYLESVAPDLLERVEAYEDDVDPFDAFRITEQIEKALDRKVWLPSGGSLVIDRTEAMTVVDVNTGKFVGSGGNLEETVTKNNLEAAEEIVRQLRLRDIGGIIVVDFIDMVLESNRDLVLRRLIECLSRDRTKHQVAEVTSLGLVQMTRKKLGLGLLETFSEACEVCAGRGVIVHHDPVVKHRANGSNNGNNGGNGNGGRRQRGNGGSNNGNGGGNNTSAPAAPPVTHSITEGAKSALAQIAASTIVPSGEPAAEAPAAESAPVPASERPKKARKKRGDRKGPKTPTEELLDSVLDALPEPKAPGQGRGRRRVTTAALSGTPVSVNSEASVPPVASADPEA; encoded by the coding sequence ATGGCCGATGAGAACAATGACAACAACGCCCCCGCCCTCGACGCCCCGGCTGACGCCGCGGAGCCGCTGACGGCGCCCACCGCTCTCGCCGCGGAGGAGTCGGAGGACACCTCGCGGGATCAGGAGGACGCGGACGACGCGGCGGCGGAGGCCGCGGCGGACGACCGCGCTGCCGAGAACGCGGCGGCCGATGACGCCGCTGCGGCGGCGGACGATGCGGCTGCGGCCGCTGTCGAGGACGCTGCCGCCGCAGACGAGGCCGCCGCCGACGCGATCGACGCGGCGGCACAGGTCGAGGAGGCCCCTGCGGAGCAGGGACCCGTCGAGCCGGCCCCGGCCGAGGAGACTCCCGCGGAGGAGGCTCCCGCCGAGGAATCCCCCGCCGAGGAAACCCCTGCGGAAGAGGCTTCCGCTGAGGCGGCGCCTGCGGACAAGACCCCCGCCGAGCCCGAGAAGCCCGCGGCCGTCACCGCCGTGTCGCTCGGTCTGCTGCCCGAGGTGTTCGTGTCGCAGGTGTCGACGCAGCTGCACTTCTACGCGCCGGAGGTCGTTCCGCTGCCCGCGCGCCCCGGTCGTGACGACCGTGCGCCGGAGCGCGACCAGGACGAGCCCGGTGCCGGTCGCCGCGGTCGTCGGCGCCGCGGCGGATCCGAGGGCGACGAGCAGCGGGAAGAGCCGCGGCAGCGTCAGCGGGTCGTCGAGTACATCACCGAGCCGAAGGCCATCAAGGGCTCGACGCGCCTCGAGGCCAAGAAGCAGCGCCGTCGTGACGGACGTGACGCCGGCCGTCGTCGTCCGGTCGTGACCGAGGCCGAGTTCCTCGCGCGCCGCGAGTCCGTCGACCGCAAGATGGTCGTGCGCTCCAAGAACGGCCGCACGCAGATCGGTGTGCTGGAGGACGGCGTGCTCGTGGAGCACTACGTCGCCCGCAACCAGGACGCCTCGCTGATCGGCAACGTCTACCTCGGTCGCGTGCAGAACGTGCTTCCCAGCATGGAGGCCGCGTTCGTCGACATCGGCCGCGGCCGGAACGCCGTGCTCTACTCGGGCGAGGTGGACTGGGACGGCGTCGAGACCGGCAACCAGCCCCGCCGCATCGAGCTCGCTCTGAAGCCGGGCGATCGCGTGCTCGTCCAGGTCACGAAGGACCCGGTGGGTCACAAGGGTGCCCGCCTCACGAGCCAGATCTCGCTGCCCGGCCGCTACCTGGTGTACGTGCCCGGCGGTTCCATGAACGGCATCAGCCGCAAGCTGCCCGACAACGAGCGTGCCCGCCTCAAGCGCATCCTCAAGGAGGTGCTGCCCGAGTCGTCCGGCGTGATCGTGCGCACGGCCGCGGAGGGCGCGACCGAGGATCAGCTGACCCGCGACGTGCAGCGCCTCACCTCCCAGTGGGAGCACATCCAGAAGCAGGTCGAGAGCCAGCAGGCTCCGGCGCTCCTGCACGCCGAGCCCGATCTGCTCGTGAAGATCGTCCGTGACGTCTTCAACGAGGACTTCACGAAGATGCTCATCCAGGGCGAGGAGTCGCAGCGCACCATCCGGGCGTACCTGGAGAGCGTCGCCCCCGACCTGCTCGAGCGTGTCGAGGCGTACGAGGACGACGTCGATCCGTTCGACGCGTTCCGCATCACGGAGCAGATCGAGAAGGCACTGGACCGCAAGGTCTGGCTGCCCTCCGGCGGTTCGCTCGTGATCGACCGCACCGAGGCCATGACGGTCGTCGACGTCAACACCGGCAAGTTCGTCGGATCCGGTGGCAACCTCGAGGAGACGGTCACGAAGAACAACCTCGAGGCCGCCGAGGAGATCGTCCGCCAGCTGCGTCTGCGCGACATCGGCGGCATCATCGTGGTCGACTTCATCGACATGGTGCTGGAGTCCAACCGCGACCTCGTGCTGCGCCGACTCATCGAGTGCCTGAGCCGCGACCGCACGAAGCACCAGGTGGCCGAGGTCACCTCGCTCGGTCTCGTGCAGATGACACGCAAGAAGCTCGGTCTCGGGCTGCTGGAGACCTTCAGTGAGGCGTGCGAGGTCTGTGCCGGTCGCGGCGTGATCGTGCACCACGACCCGGTCGTGAAGCACCGTGCGAACGGCAGCAACAACGGCAACAACGGCGGTAACGGCAACGGCGGACGCCGTCAGCGCGGGAACGGCGGCAGCAACAACGGCAACGGCGGTGGCAACAACACCTCCGCACCTGCCGCGCCGCCGGTGACCCACAGCATCACCGAGGGGGCGAAGTCGGCCCTCGCGCAGATCGCCGCCTCCACGATCGTGCCGTCCGGCGAACCGGCCGCCGAGGCACCGGCGGCCGAGTCCGCGCCCGTCCCCGCTTCCGAGCGCCCGAAGAAGGCCCGGAAGAAGCGCGGTGACCGGAAGGGGCCGAAGACGCCCACCGAGGAGCTGCTCGACTCGGTGCTGGATGCGCTTCCGGAGCCCAAGGCGCCCGGCCAGGGTCGTGGACGGCGCCGGGTCACCACCGCCGCCCTCTCCGGTACGCCGGTGTCGGTGAACTCGGAGGCGTCAGTGCCGCCGGTCGCGTCCGCGGACCCGGAGGCCTGA
- the obgE gene encoding GTPase ObgE, with translation MVTFVDTVTLHLRAGKGGNGCVSVHREKFKPLGGPDGGNGGDGGDIVLVADTQTGTLLSYHHSPHRSSGNGGPGMGDHRSGFDGETLELPVPVGTVVKSPSGDVLIDMIEPGERFVVAAGGQGGLGNAALATPKRKAPGFALLGTPGFEGDVILELKTVADVALVGYPSAGKSSLIGAISAARPKIADYPFTTLHPNLGVVQVEDFRYTVADVPGLIEGASEGRGLGLEFLRHVERCSALLHVLDCATLEPNRDPISDLEVILAELAAYEVPEGQTPLLERPQFVALNKVDVPEARDLADLVRPDLEARGFRVFEISTVSHEGLRPLTLALGELVEKHRKETAVEAPRERVVIRPKGSVKPFTIRVEGGTYGNVYRILGEKPVRWVQQTDFQNEEAVGYLADRLEKLGVEDELFRLGAVQGSTVVIGEGDSIVFDWEPTMSSAAELMSAPRGTDPRLAPNARRTTSERREKYYERMDAKAQARAELEAERLATYREDEA, from the coding sequence ATGGTCACGTTCGTCGACACCGTCACACTGCACCTGCGTGCAGGCAAGGGCGGCAACGGCTGCGTCTCGGTGCACCGCGAGAAGTTCAAGCCCCTCGGTGGCCCCGACGGCGGCAACGGCGGCGACGGCGGCGACATCGTGCTCGTCGCCGACACGCAGACCGGCACGCTGCTGTCGTACCACCACTCGCCGCACCGGTCCTCTGGCAACGGCGGACCGGGCATGGGGGACCACCGCTCCGGTTTCGACGGCGAGACACTAGAGCTGCCCGTCCCGGTCGGTACCGTGGTCAAGAGCCCGAGCGGCGACGTCCTGATCGACATGATCGAGCCCGGTGAGCGCTTCGTCGTGGCGGCGGGCGGCCAGGGCGGCCTGGGCAATGCGGCCCTGGCGACTCCGAAGCGCAAGGCTCCCGGCTTCGCCCTGCTCGGCACCCCCGGCTTCGAGGGCGATGTCATCCTCGAGCTCAAGACGGTCGCGGACGTGGCGCTCGTCGGCTACCCGTCCGCCGGGAAGTCGAGCCTCATCGGCGCGATCTCGGCCGCGCGGCCGAAGATCGCCGACTACCCGTTCACGACGCTGCACCCGAACCTCGGCGTCGTCCAGGTGGAGGACTTCCGCTACACCGTCGCCGACGTGCCGGGCCTCATCGAGGGCGCGAGCGAGGGCCGCGGCCTCGGACTCGAGTTCCTGCGGCACGTGGAGCGCTGCTCCGCGCTGCTGCACGTGCTCGACTGCGCGACGCTGGAGCCGAACCGTGACCCGATCTCCGACCTCGAGGTCATCCTCGCCGAGCTCGCCGCGTACGAGGTGCCGGAGGGGCAGACGCCCCTGCTGGAGCGCCCGCAGTTCGTGGCGCTGAACAAGGTCGACGTGCCGGAGGCCCGTGACCTGGCCGATCTCGTGCGTCCTGATCTGGAGGCCCGCGGATTCCGGGTCTTCGAGATCTCCACGGTCTCGCACGAGGGGCTGCGCCCGCTCACCCTCGCCCTCGGCGAGCTCGTCGAGAAGCACCGCAAGGAGACCGCGGTCGAGGCCCCGCGCGAGCGCGTCGTCATCCGCCCGAAGGGCTCCGTGAAGCCGTTCACGATCCGCGTCGAGGGCGGCACGTACGGCAACGTCTACCGCATCCTCGGTGAGAAGCCGGTGCGCTGGGTGCAGCAGACCGACTTCCAGAACGAGGAGGCCGTGGGCTACCTCGCCGACCGTCTGGAGAAGTTGGGCGTCGAGGACGAGCTTTTCCGCCTCGGCGCCGTCCAGGGTTCGACCGTCGTCATCGGCGAGGGCGACAGCATCGTCTTCGACTGGGAGCCCACGATGAGCTCCGCCGCCGAGCTCATGTCGGCGCCCCGCGGCACCGACCCGCGTCTGGCTCCGAACGCCCGCCGGACCACGTCCGAGCGTCGCGAGAAGTACTACGAGCGCATGGACGCCAAGGCGCAGGCGCGCGCGGAGTTGGAGGCGGAGCGCCTCGCCACGTACCGCGAGGACGAGGCGTGA
- the rplU gene encoding 50S ribosomal protein L21 translates to MVYAVVRAGGRQEKVEVGTIVQLDRVQAAQGDEIQLPAVLLVDGSTVTTDADALAKVTVTAEVVGNLRGPKIVIQKYKNKTGYKKRQGHRQELTRVKITGIK, encoded by the coding sequence GTGGTTTACGCAGTAGTGCGCGCCGGTGGCCGGCAGGAGAAGGTCGAGGTCGGCACCATCGTTCAGCTCGACCGTGTTCAGGCTGCCCAGGGCGACGAGATCCAGCTGCCCGCCGTGCTGCTCGTCGATGGCTCCACGGTGACCACCGACGCCGACGCGCTGGCGAAGGTCACCGTCACGGCTGAGGTCGTCGGCAACCTCCGCGGCCCGAAGATCGTCATCCAGAAGTACAAGAACAAGACCGGCTACAAGAAGCGTCAGGGCCACCGCCAGGAGCTCACGCGCGTCAAGATCACCGGCATCAAGTAA
- a CDS encoding bifunctional folylpolyglutamate synthase/dihydrofolate synthase, protein MSARDRADAVYETLLSRAGERWVQPRKERTARILEYLDDPQRTYRVIHITGTNGKTSTARMIESLLRAHDLRTGLFTSPHLERFTERIMIDGEPIADEAVADAWDEIEPFVAIVDAELEAAGEAPLTFFELLTVLAFVAVADAPVDVLVLEVGMGGEWDSTNTADGDVAVFAPIDIDHADRLGSTIAEIAQVKAGIIKEGAAVVSAQQPAEAAEVLRRVAAERHATIAFEGEDFGLSEQKLAVGGQLLTIRGLAGQYEEEYLPLYGAHQGHNAALAVAAVESLIGGAGRAIAGGVISDGLQGSTSPGRLQLLGIAPTVIVDAAHNPHGAAALAQALDDSFDFDEWGLVLGVLADKDAAGIVASLAPAAAHVFATAPESDRASDADLIADLVEQAGQRATVHPSLADAADAAREWAASSDRRAVVIAGSVVLAGEAIALSEEEDWKSGWRA, encoded by the coding sequence ATGAGTGCGAGAGACCGGGCCGACGCCGTCTATGAGACGCTGCTGAGCCGTGCCGGGGAACGCTGGGTGCAGCCGCGCAAGGAGCGCACGGCCCGCATCCTCGAGTACCTCGACGACCCGCAGCGCACCTACCGCGTCATCCACATCACCGGCACCAACGGCAAGACGTCGACCGCGCGCATGATCGAGAGCCTGCTGCGTGCCCATGACCTGCGCACCGGCCTGTTCACGAGCCCGCACCTGGAGCGCTTCACCGAGCGCATCATGATCGACGGTGAGCCGATCGCCGACGAGGCCGTGGCCGACGCCTGGGACGAGATCGAGCCGTTCGTGGCGATCGTCGACGCCGAGCTCGAAGCGGCGGGGGAGGCCCCGCTGACGTTCTTCGAGCTGCTCACGGTGCTCGCCTTCGTCGCCGTCGCCGATGCCCCCGTCGACGTGCTCGTGCTCGAGGTCGGCATGGGAGGGGAGTGGGACTCCACGAACACCGCGGACGGCGACGTGGCGGTGTTCGCTCCGATCGACATCGACCATGCGGACCGCCTGGGAAGCACCATCGCGGAGATCGCCCAGGTCAAGGCCGGCATCATCAAGGAAGGCGCTGCCGTCGTCTCCGCCCAGCAGCCGGCTGAAGCCGCCGAGGTCCTGCGTCGCGTGGCCGCGGAGCGTCATGCCACCATCGCCTTCGAGGGCGAGGATTTCGGGCTCTCCGAGCAGAAGCTCGCCGTCGGCGGTCAGCTCCTCACCATCCGCGGCCTCGCCGGGCAGTATGAGGAGGAGTACCTGCCGCTGTACGGCGCGCACCAGGGTCACAATGCGGCCCTCGCCGTCGCCGCCGTCGAGTCGCTGATCGGCGGGGCCGGCCGGGCCATCGCGGGCGGAGTGATCTCGGACGGCCTGCAGGGCAGCACGTCTCCCGGCCGTCTGCAGCTCCTCGGCATCGCCCCCACCGTCATCGTCGACGCCGCGCACAATCCGCACGGCGCCGCAGCGCTCGCCCAGGCGCTGGACGACAGCTTCGACTTCGACGAGTGGGGACTCGTGCTCGGCGTCCTCGCGGACAAGGACGCCGCAGGCATCGTCGCGAGTCTCGCGCCCGCCGCCGCGCACGTGTTCGCGACCGCGCCGGAGTCCGACCGCGCCAGCGATGCCGACCTCATCGCCGACCTCGTCGAACAGGCCGGACAGCGCGCCACCGTGCACCCGTCGCTCGCGGATGCCGCGGACGCGGCGCGGGAGTGGGCGGCCTCGTCGGATCGTCGGGCCGTGGTCATCGCCGGCTCCGTCGTGCTCGCGGGCGAGGCGATCGCGCTCTCCGAGGAGGAGGACTGGAAGTCGGGGTGGCGCGCGTGA
- a CDS encoding glutamate-5-semialdehyde dehydrogenase, with translation MTDLTPQTRLERAKEASRTTAALTSDDKARALDAVAVALEENAARIIEANQRDVARGRDDGIGESLVDRLRLDEKRVSALAAAVRDVAALPDPVGRVVGGHRMPNGVALEQVRVPFGVVGAIYEARPNVTVDIAALALRSGNAVVLRGGSAALHSNTVLVDVMRSALGDAGVTPEAIQTVDDFGRDGAKALMHGRGFIDVLVPRGSAGLIETVVTESTVPVIETGAGNVHILLDESAPDDWACDIVVNAKVQRPSVCNAVETILVHRQAAPRLIPLVASALMSEGVAIHGDDVVAGLVANIIPATEEDWATEYLSLDVAMKVVDSLDDALDHIRRYSTGHTESIVTTDSRSAERFLAEVDSAVVMANASTRFTDGAEFGFGAEVGISTQKLHTRGPMGLSELTSTKWLARGAGQTRG, from the coding sequence ATGACCGACCTCACCCCTCAGACGCGCCTGGAGCGGGCCAAGGAGGCCTCGCGGACGACCGCCGCCCTCACGAGCGACGACAAGGCACGGGCGCTCGACGCCGTCGCCGTCGCCCTCGAGGAGAACGCCGCCCGCATCATCGAGGCCAATCAGCGTGACGTCGCGCGCGGTCGGGACGACGGCATCGGCGAGTCCCTCGTCGACCGCCTCCGCCTCGACGAGAAGCGGGTCTCCGCCCTCGCCGCGGCCGTCCGCGACGTGGCGGCCCTGCCCGATCCGGTGGGTCGCGTGGTCGGCGGACACCGCATGCCGAACGGCGTGGCTCTGGAGCAGGTGCGCGTCCCCTTCGGGGTGGTCGGGGCGATCTACGAGGCGCGTCCCAACGTCACGGTCGACATCGCCGCCCTCGCGCTGCGTTCGGGGAATGCGGTCGTCCTGCGGGGAGGCAGCGCGGCGCTCCATTCCAACACCGTGCTCGTCGACGTCATGCGTTCTGCCCTCGGCGACGCCGGGGTGACGCCCGAGGCGATCCAGACCGTGGACGACTTCGGGCGCGACGGGGCGAAGGCGCTCATGCACGGCCGCGGCTTCATCGACGTGCTCGTCCCGCGCGGCAGCGCTGGGCTCATCGAGACGGTGGTGACCGAGTCGACCGTGCCCGTCATCGAGACGGGCGCCGGGAACGTGCACATCCTGCTCGACGAGAGCGCCCCCGACGACTGGGCCTGCGACATCGTCGTGAACGCCAAGGTGCAGCGCCCCAGCGTGTGCAATGCGGTCGAGACGATTCTCGTCCACCGGCAGGCGGCGCCGCGCCTGATCCCGCTCGTCGCGAGCGCCCTCATGAGCGAGGGGGTGGCGATCCACGGCGACGACGTGGTGGCCGGGCTCGTGGCGAACATCATCCCGGCCACGGAGGAGGACTGGGCGACGGAGTACCTGAGCCTGGACGTCGCGATGAAGGTCGTCGACAGCCTCGACGACGCGCTCGACCACATCCGTCGCTACAGCACGGGGCACACGGAATCCATCGTCACCACCGATTCCCGCAGCGCGGAGCGGTTCCTGGCCGAGGTGGATTCGGCGGTGGTGATGGCGAACGCGTCCACTCGGTTCACCGACGGGGCCGAGTTCGGCTTCGGTGCCGAGGTCGGGATCTCGACGCAGAAGCTGCACACGCGCGGTCCGATGGGGCTCTCCGAGCTGACCAGTACGAAGTGGCTCGCGCGTGGGGCGGGTCAGACGCGCGGCTGA
- the nadD gene encoding nicotinate-nucleotide adenylyltransferase → MSTATTRAPRIGVMGGTFDPIHHGHLVAASEVAHSFDLDEVVFVPTGRPWQKADVTPSEHRYLMTVIATASNPQFTVSRVDIDRAGPTYTIDTLRDLKEQRPDAELFFISGADAVAQILSWRDHDELWELAHFVAVSRPGHVLSIDGLPSDDVSQLEVPALSISSTDCRDRVRDDQPVWYLVPDGVVQYIAKHHLYRSKA, encoded by the coding sequence ATGAGCACCGCGACCACGCGCGCACCGCGCATCGGCGTGATGGGCGGAACCTTCGATCCGATCCACCACGGCCACCTGGTCGCCGCCAGCGAGGTCGCGCACTCGTTCGATCTCGACGAGGTGGTGTTCGTCCCGACGGGTCGTCCGTGGCAGAAGGCCGACGTCACGCCCAGCGAGCACCGCTATCTGATGACCGTGATCGCGACGGCGTCCAATCCGCAGTTCACGGTGAGTCGGGTGGACATCGACCGCGCGGGACCGACGTACACGATCGACACCCTCCGCGATCTCAAGGAACAGCGGCCGGACGCCGAGCTGTTCTTCATCAGCGGCGCGGACGCCGTGGCGCAAATTCTCAGTTGGAGAGACCATGATGAACTGTGGGAACTGGCCCACTTCGTCGCGGTCTCCCGCCCAGGACACGTTCTGAGCATCGACGGCCTCCCGAGCGACGACGTCAGCCAGCTCGAGGTGCCGGCGCTGTCGATCTCGTCGACGGACTGTCGTGACCGCGTCCGTGACGATCAACCGGTCTGGTACCTCGTCCCCGACGGGGTCGTCCAGTACATCGCGAAGCATCATCTGTATCGGAGCAAGGCATGA
- the rpmA gene encoding 50S ribosomal protein L27 translates to MAHKKGASSTRNGRDSNAQRLGVKRFGGQQVLAGEIIVRQRGTHFHPGANVGRGGDDTLFALAAGAVEFGAKGGRKVVNIVAAAE, encoded by the coding sequence ATGGCACACAAAAAGGGCGCAAGCTCCACCCGTAACGGTCGTGACTCCAACGCACAGCGCCTCGGCGTGAAGCGCTTCGGCGGTCAGCAGGTCCTCGCCGGCGAGATCATCGTCCGCCAGCGCGGCACGCACTTCCACCCCGGCGCCAACGTCGGCCGTGGGGGCGACGACACGCTGTTCGCTCTGGCCGCCGGTGCGGTCGAGTTCGGCGCGAAGGGCGGCCGCAAGGTCGTCAACATCGTCGCCGCTGCTGAGTGA
- a CDS encoding vitamin K epoxide reductase family protein: MSEQRTRPVVYAVWLIIASVIGWYAAFQLTVEKFALLEHPKEALGCDLSPFIQCSTNLQSWQGSVFGFPNPIIGLTGWMAPLVVGVAILAGARFPRWFWAAFGVGITFAFGLVCWLIAQSLYDLFVLCPWCMVTWAVTIPTFFATMVHLARNGTFTGNAKVRATADKLMPWVPLATVIAYALIIFLAQLQGLDFLGEMAKILF, from the coding sequence ATGAGCGAGCAGCGCACCCGCCCCGTCGTCTATGCCGTGTGGTTGATCATCGCGAGCGTCATCGGCTGGTACGCCGCCTTCCAGCTCACCGTGGAGAAGTTCGCACTGCTGGAGCACCCGAAGGAAGCGCTCGGCTGCGATCTCAGTCCTTTCATCCAGTGCAGCACCAACCTGCAGTCGTGGCAGGGATCGGTGTTCGGATTCCCGAACCCGATCATCGGCCTCACCGGCTGGATGGCGCCGCTCGTCGTCGGCGTCGCGATCCTCGCCGGGGCGCGATTCCCCCGGTGGTTCTGGGCGGCGTTCGGGGTGGGCATCACCTTCGCGTTCGGCCTCGTGTGCTGGTTGATCGCCCAGAGCCTCTACGACCTCTTCGTGCTGTGCCCCTGGTGCATGGTCACCTGGGCGGTGACGATCCCCACCTTCTTCGCGACCATGGTCCACCTCGCCCGCAACGGCACCTTCACGGGCAACGCGAAGGTCCGCGCCACGGCGGACAAGCTCATGCCGTGGGTGCCGCTGGCGACCGTGATCGCGTACGCGCTGATCATCTTCCTGGCACAGCTGCAGGGCCTCGACTTCCTCGGCGAGATGGCGAAGATCCTCTTCTGA
- a CDS encoding DUF4233 domain-containing protein gives MSASAAPRRPRAPRTLVQKLAPVVLGFEAIVVFLVGLTIFGLKALPAGIEQWWGIVGGAVVAVACVVIAGMITKPWAIAAGWIVQIVVALSAIAVPAVLLVVLIFGGMWAYATIMGARLDARRPSGAPTAQNADTESE, from the coding sequence GTGAGCGCCTCCGCTGCCCCGCGTCGACCGCGCGCGCCGCGCACCCTCGTGCAGAAGCTCGCCCCGGTGGTGCTCGGCTTCGAGGCGATCGTCGTCTTCCTCGTCGGGCTCACCATCTTCGGCTTGAAGGCTCTTCCGGCGGGCATCGAGCAGTGGTGGGGGATCGTGGGCGGTGCCGTCGTCGCGGTGGCCTGCGTCGTCATCGCCGGCATGATCACGAAGCCGTGGGCGATCGCCGCCGGCTGGATCGTGCAGATCGTCGTGGCCCTCTCGGCCATCGCGGTCCCCGCCGTGCTCCTCGTCGTCCTGATTTTCGGCGGCATGTGGGCGTATGCGACCATCATGGGGGCCCGCCTGGACGCACGACGCCCGAGCGGGGCTCCGACCGCGCAGAACGCAGACACAGAGAGTGAATGA
- a CDS encoding DUF4031 domain-containing protein, translating into MTVLVDDPRWPAHGRLWAHLVSDDNLDELHAFARAHGIPARAFDLDHYDVPEDAVPRLIAGGAQHVPGKELVRRLISSGLRVRGRDRRH; encoded by the coding sequence GTGACCGTACTCGTCGACGACCCCCGCTGGCCCGCCCATGGACGCCTGTGGGCGCACCTGGTCAGCGACGACAACCTCGACGAGCTGCACGCCTTCGCGCGCGCACACGGGATCCCCGCCCGGGCCTTCGACCTCGACCACTACGACGTCCCCGAGGACGCCGTCCCCCGGCTCATCGCCGGTGGTGCGCAGCACGTCCCCGGCAAGGAGCTGGTCCGGCGCCTGATCTCCTCAGGCCTCCGGGTCCGCGGACGCGACCGGCGGCACTGA
- the ndk gene encoding nucleoside-diphosphate kinase, which translates to MATEETLVLVKPDGVARGLTGTILARIEAKGYALVDIRLVEPDRDLLAAHYAEHEGKPFYEPLLEFMMSGPSVAIRLAGNRVIEGFRSLAGTTDPTTAAPGTIRGDFGRDWGLKVQQNLVHGSDSPESAARELGIWFD; encoded by the coding sequence ATGGCCACCGAAGAAACCCTCGTCCTCGTCAAGCCGGACGGTGTCGCCCGCGGCCTCACCGGCACGATCCTCGCCCGCATCGAGGCGAAGGGCTACGCGCTCGTCGACATCCGTCTCGTCGAGCCCGACCGCGACCTCCTCGCCGCGCATTACGCCGAGCACGAGGGCAAGCCGTTCTACGAGCCCCTTCTCGAGTTCATGATGTCCGGTCCCTCCGTGGCGATCCGTCTCGCGGGCAACCGCGTCATCGAAGGGTTCCGCTCCCTCGCCGGCACGACCGACCCCACGACCGCCGCGCCCGGCACCATCCGCGGCGACTTCGGCCGCGACTGGGGCCTCAAGGTGCAGCAGAACCTCGTGCACGGCTCGGACAGCCCCGAATCGGCGGCCCGAGAGCTGGGCATCTGGTTCGACTGA
- the proB gene encoding glutamate 5-kinase, which yields MTARTRADLATATRIVVKVGSSSISGESSWRIPVIVEALAAAHARGAEVVLVSSGAIASGIPFLRLDARPTDLATQQAAAAVGQNILVYRYQEALRPFDIVAGQVLLTTGDLENPTSRSNARRAMERLLGLRTLPIVNENDTVATQEIRFGDNDRLGALVAQLIEADALVLLSDIESLYTRPPSDPGAEPIDVVAPDADLSGLEFGATVVNSVGTGGAATKVSAARLAAASGIGVLVTSADLVAQALAGADIGTWFEPATS from the coding sequence GTGACCGCACGCACGCGCGCCGATCTCGCGACGGCGACGCGGATCGTCGTGAAGGTGGGCTCGTCGTCCATCAGCGGCGAGTCGTCCTGGCGCATCCCGGTGATCGTCGAGGCGCTGGCGGCGGCGCACGCCCGCGGGGCCGAGGTCGTGCTCGTGTCGTCGGGAGCGATCGCCTCCGGCATCCCGTTCCTCCGTCTGGATGCGCGGCCCACCGATCTCGCCACGCAGCAGGCCGCGGCCGCGGTCGGCCAGAACATCCTCGTCTACCGGTACCAGGAGGCTCTGCGCCCCTTCGACATCGTCGCCGGCCAGGTGCTGCTCACGACCGGAGACCTCGAGAACCCGACGTCGCGCTCGAACGCGCGGCGGGCCATGGAGCGCCTCCTGGGGCTGCGCACGCTGCCGATCGTGAACGAGAACGACACGGTCGCGACACAGGAGATCCGCTTCGGCGACAACGACCGGCTCGGCGCCCTCGTGGCCCAGCTCATCGAGGCGGACGCCCTCGTCCTGCTCAGCGACATCGAGTCCCTCTACACGCGGCCTCCGAGCGATCCCGGCGCCGAACCCATCGACGTCGTCGCCCCCGATGCGGACCTCTCCGGGCTGGAGTTCGGTGCGACCGTGGTCAACAGCGTCGGCACCGGGGGAGCGGCCACGAAGGTCTCCGCTGCCCGACTCGCGGCGGCCTCGGGCATCGGGGTGCTGGTCACCAGCGCCGACCTCGTGGCGCAGGCCCTTGCAGGCGCCGACATCGGGACCTGGTTCGAGCCCGCCACCTCCTAG